From a single Panulirus ornatus isolate Po-2019 chromosome 69, ASM3632096v1, whole genome shotgun sequence genomic region:
- the LOC139747577 gene encoding cuticle protein AMP1A-like, whose amino-acid sequence MKVVILAALIAVAFAAPKPEYDHDTHEVAIVRDDRVHEEDGTYSVDVESEDGISLSESGSPAGPEGSIVSAGEFSYTAPDGTPVHVTWVANEDGFQPQSDLLPVAPEFPHEIPQFVLDQIEFAAAEDAARARGDDSFERSYGAL is encoded by the exons ATGAAGGTC GTGATCCTCGCCGCTTTGATCGCTGTGGCTTTTGCCGCCCCAAAGCCTGAATATGACCATGACACTCATGAGGTGGCCATCGTGAGGGACGATCGTGTTCATGAGGAGGACGGCACATACAGTGTTGACGTGGAATCTGAGGATGGTATCTCCTTGTCTGAGTCCGGCTCTCCTGCTGGGCCGGAAGGATCCATCGTATCGGCTGGAGAATTCTC TTACACTGCTCCTGACGGCACTCCCGTCCATGTAACCTGGGTCGCCAACGAGGACGGTTTCCAGCCTCAGTCTGACCTCCTGCCAGTGGCTCCCGAGTTCCCCCACGAAATCCCTCAGTTCGTGCTGGACCAGATCGAGTTCGCTGCTGCAGAGGACGCCGCCCGCGCCCGTGGCGATGATTCTTTTGAGCGATCCTATGGTGCTCTCTAA